In Candidatus Paceibacterota bacterium, the following proteins share a genomic window:
- the rpoC gene encoding DNA-directed RNA polymerase subunit beta' — protein MRNTKSSTSDQNFNTVSLRVASPERIAEWSFGEITKPETINYRTQRSERGGLFDEKIFGPDKDYECYCGKYRGIRYKGIVCEKCGVEITRSIVRRERMGHIELATPVSHIWFLRGTPSRLGLIMGMTVTDLEKVIYFAGYIVTKTVESERERILKEIDNEFKNKVKTVGDDKTKEALKEMATNAKKEVESIQSGKVLDEVLFHKFSIKYGAMFEAGIGGEVIYEILKKVDLADLVKKVQTSLEKANTVDREKLNKRLSLLKSMIAAKVRPEWMFFTKIPVIPPALRPMVPLDGGRFATSDVNDLYRRVINRNNRLLKLKEISAPEVILRNEKRILQEAVDALIDNSIRHGNSLFSALGSAAQKRPLKSLADNLKGKRGLFRSNLLGKRVDYSGRSVIVVGPELHLDQCGLPKHMALELFRPFVISELLKKELAYNIRGAGRLIDDGVPEVWAILEDVIKGKYVLLNRAPTLHRLGIQAFRPILIEGNAIQVHPLVCTAFNADFDGDQMAVHVPLGEEAQAEARDIMAADKNILKPGNGDPTISAKLLDIVLGCYWMTKIIPGEKGDGKYFSSPNSGITAYDLGIVGFRSKVMILPTEKAKYAQFENKPFETSVGRLLFNTVLPSSYPYVNKEIDKKTMSKIIDDLIIQNGPENIAPIMDKIKNFGFKYATYSGITWGLDDIQIPKEKPAIVKVAKGKSAEVLEQFNEGLLTEEERVMKNVEIWQAAKGELEKLIPAALDQNGSVYDMWKSGARGSLGSLTQMAGMKGLIQNTVGETIEFPVISSTKEGLTPIEYFITTHGSRKGLTDTALNTAKAGYLTRRLFDVAQDIIITEEDCGTKEHIVIDRNSGAETGASIAKNIRGRVLAQDVVGKDGKVMFKKGYLLTKNDAQKIDQAEIEKIHVRSPLTCKTLHGICEECYGMDLGKSALVDIGEAVGTIAAQAIGEPGTQLTMRTFHAGGTASVGGDITSGLPRVEEIFEKRRPKNPAVVATVSGTVTSVKDFGKEKIITVMADIEDKGKSKKTGEIEYTFNPKRMALVKVGDKVTKGQLLTDGSADIDEIFEFAGREKAMEYIISEVSKPYELQGEAVARKHIEIIVKQMFSKKYVSKQGSSNYCVGDTIDELDLVVENKNAKSKDKEEIEAESVVMGITEASLSRRSFLSAASFQHTVRILINAAVRGNRDELKGLKENVIIGRVIPAGTGFKGSKKHEIIDEVQKQFAEDSFFSE, from the coding sequence ATGAGAAATACAAAATCATCAACATCGGATCAAAACTTCAATACAGTATCCTTAAGAGTCGCTTCACCGGAAAGAATCGCAGAGTGGTCCTTCGGTGAAATCACAAAGCCGGAGACAATCAACTACAGAACACAAAGATCAGAAAGAGGTGGACTTTTTGACGAAAAGATATTCGGTCCGGACAAGGACTATGAATGTTATTGCGGAAAATATAGAGGTATCAGATACAAAGGTATCGTCTGCGAAAAATGCGGAGTTGAAATCACAAGATCAATAGTGAGACGCGAGAGAATGGGACATATTGAGCTCGCTACGCCAGTTTCCCATATCTGGTTTTTGAGAGGGACACCTTCAAGACTCGGTCTTATCATGGGCATGACAGTTACCGATCTTGAAAAGGTTATTTACTTTGCAGGTTATATTGTCACAAAGACAGTTGAGTCAGAAAGAGAGAGAATTTTGAAAGAAATCGACAATGAATTTAAGAATAAAGTAAAAACAGTTGGAGACGACAAAACCAAAGAAGCTCTAAAGGAAATGGCAACAAATGCCAAGAAAGAAGTAGAAAGTATTCAAAGTGGAAAAGTATTGGATGAGGTTCTATTCCACAAGTTTTCTATTAAATATGGGGCGATGTTTGAAGCCGGTATTGGAGGTGAGGTTATCTATGAAATTTTAAAGAAAGTTGATTTAGCAGATCTTGTTAAAAAGGTTCAAACCAGTCTTGAAAAAGCAAATACTGTTGATAGAGAAAAATTGAATAAGAGATTGAGCCTACTTAAATCAATGATAGCGGCAAAGGTACGACCAGAGTGGATGTTCTTCACGAAAATCCCTGTCATTCCTCCTGCACTCCGTCCGATGGTTCCTCTTGATGGAGGAAGATTTGCTACATCAGATGTAAACGATCTCTATAGAAGAGTTATAAATAGAAATAATCGTTTACTCAAACTAAAAGAGATTAGTGCACCAGAAGTTATCTTAAGAAATGAAAAAAGAATTCTTCAGGAAGCTGTAGATGCTCTTATAGACAATTCTATAAGACACGGTAACTCACTATTTTCAGCTTTGGGAAGCGCAGCGCAAAAGAGACCTTTAAAATCTCTTGCGGACAATCTTAAAGGAAAGAGAGGCTTGTTTAGATCAAACCTTCTCGGTAAGCGTGTAGACTATTCTGGAAGATCGGTTATTGTTGTCGGCCCGGAGCTACACCTAGATCAATGCGGATTGCCAAAACACATGGCACTTGAGCTCTTCAGACCGTTTGTCATCTCGGAACTTTTGAAAAAAGAGCTGGCTTACAATATAAGAGGAGCCGGCAGACTTATAGACGACGGTGTACCTGAAGTCTGGGCTATCCTTGAAGATGTTATCAAAGGAAAGTATGTACTTTTAAACAGAGCTCCTACTTTGCACAGACTTGGTATTCAGGCATTTAGGCCTATTCTTATAGAAGGAAATGCTATTCAGGTGCACCCGCTTGTATGTACTGCTTTCAATGCCGATTTTGACGGTGACCAGATGGCTGTTCACGTTCCGCTTGGCGAAGAAGCTCAGGCTGAAGCTAGAGATATTATGGCAGCAGACAAAAATATTTTGAAACCTGGAAACGGCGACCCGACAATATCCGCGAAACTTTTGGACATTGTCCTTGGATGTTACTGGATGACCAAGATTATTCCTGGAGAAAAAGGGGATGGTAAATATTTCTCATCACCAAATTCAGGTATCACAGCATATGATCTTGGAATAGTTGGCTTTAGATCTAAAGTTATGATTTTGCCGACAGAGAAAGCAAAATATGCCCAGTTTGAAAACAAACCGTTTGAAACTTCTGTAGGAAGACTTTTGTTTAATACTGTTTTGCCTAGCTCATACCCGTATGTCAACAAAGAGATTGACAAGAAGACAATGTCAAAAATTATTGATGACCTTATCATTCAAAATGGTCCAGAAAATATCGCTCCTATAATGGACAAGATAAAGAATTTTGGATTCAAATATGCCACTTATTCAGGTATTACCTGGGGTCTTGATGATATTCAGATTCCGAAAGAAAAGCCCGCTATTGTTAAGGTTGCTAAAGGTAAATCTGCAGAAGTTTTAGAGCAATTCAACGAGGGTTTGCTTACGGAAGAGGAGAGAGTTATGAAAAATGTTGAGATCTGGCAGGCCGCAAAAGGTGAACTTGAAAAGCTTATCCCGGCAGCACTTGATCAGAATGGTTCAGTATATGATATGTGGAAATCTGGTGCTAGAGGATCACTTGGATCTCTTACACAGATGGCTGGTATGAAAGGTTTGATTCAAAACACTGTAGGTGAGACTATTGAGTTCCCAGTTATCAGTTCTACAAAAGAAGGACTTACTCCTATCGAATACTTCATCACTACACACGGTTCAAGAAAAGGTCTTACAGACACCGCACTTAACACTGCAAAAGCAGGATATCTTACGAGAAGACTCTTTGATGTCGCTCAAGATATTATAATCACAGAAGAAGATTGTGGAACAAAAGAACATATTGTCATAGACAGAAATAGCGGAGCGGAAACAGGTGCTTCTATTGCGAAAAACATTAGAGGAAGAGTTTTGGCACAAGATGTTGTCGGTAAAGATGGAAAGGTAATGTTCAAGAAAGGATACCTTTTGACCAAAAATGACGCTCAAAAGATAGATCAAGCAGAGATAGAAAAGATTCACGTCAGATCTCCTTTGACCTGCAAAACCTTGCACGGAATTTGTGAAGAGTGTTATGGTATGGATCTTGGAAAGAGCGCTCTTGTAGATATTGGAGAAGCTGTCGGAACAATCGCTGCTCAAGCTATCGGTGAGCCGGGTACACAGCTTACTATGAGAACATTCCATGCGGGAGGCACGGCTTCTGTTGGCGGAGATATTACTTCAGGTTTACCTCGTGTTGAAGAAATCTTTGAAAAAAGAAGACCAAAAAATCCTGCAGTAGTTGCTACTGTTTCAGGTACTGTCACTTCAGTTAAGGATTTTGGAAAAGAGAAAATAATTACAGTCATGGCTGATATAGAGGACAAAGGTAAATCAAAGAAAACGGGTGAAATTGAATACACATTTAATCCAAAGAGAATGGCTCTTGTAAAAGTCGGCGATAAGGTTACAAAAGGTCAGCTTCTCACAGACGGTTCTGCAGATATCGATGAAATATTTGAATTTGCCGGAAGAGAAAAAGCGATGGAATATATTATCAGTGAAGTTAGCAAGCCGTATGAGCTTCAGGGTGAGGCCGTGGCAAGAAAACACATTGAGATTATTGTTAAACAAATGTTCTCAAAGAAATATGTTTCAAAACAAGGGAGTTCAAATTACTGTGTCGGCGATACTATAGATGAGCTAGACTTGGTTGTTGAAAATAAGAACGCAAAATCAAAAGACAAAGAAGAAATAGAAGCAGAATCGGTGGTTATGGGAATTACAGAAGCATCACTTTCAAGAAGAAGCTTCCTTTCGGCTGCTTCATTCCAGCATACAGTAAGAATTCTTATTAATGCTGCTGTAAGAGGAAATAGAGATGAACTAAAGGGATTAAAAGAAAATGTTATTATCGGAAGAGTTATTCCAGCGGGTACTGGTTTCAAAGGAAGCAAGAAACATGAGATAATAGATGAGGTTCAAAAACAATTCGCAGAGGATTCCTTTTTTAGTGAGTAG